The following coding sequences are from one Humulus lupulus chromosome X, drHumLupu1.1, whole genome shotgun sequence window:
- the LOC133803665 gene encoding agamous-like MADS-box protein AGL12, whose amino-acid sequence MARGKVQLRRIENPVHRQVTFCKRRAGLLKKAKELSVLCDAEIGLVIFSAHGKLYDLATKGTMQGLIEKYMKSSRGSLEAQADQQQPILQTQYDQLDAKNEISMLKQEIEILQKGLRYMFGGGAGTMSLDELQILEKNLELWIYHIRSAKMDIMSQEIQLLKNKEGILKAANKYLQDKIEENTATDLDFLPMTTNNPYPLTILQNEIFQF is encoded by the exons ATGGCTCGTGGAAAAGTTCAGCTGAGAAGAATAGAGAACCCTGTTCACAGGCAGGTTACTTTTTGCAAGCGCCGAGCTGGGCTCCTCAAGAAGGCGAAAGAGCTCTCTGTGCTATGTGATGCTGAGATTGGACTTGTCATCTTCTCCGCCCATGGCAAGCTCTACGACCTCGCCACCAAAGG aaCCATGCAAGGGCTTATAGAGAAGTACATGAAGTCGAGCAGGGGATCTCTGGAGGCTCAGGCTGATCAGCAACAGCCCATATTACAGACGCAGTATGATCAGCTG GATGCCAAAAATGAGATAAGCATGCTGAAACAAGAGATTGAAATTCTGCAAAAAGGTCTCAG GTATATGTTTGGAGGTGGAGCAGGAACAATGAGTCTtgatgaacttcaaattcttgaAAAGAATCTTGAATTGTGGATTTATCATATACGCTCTGCAAAG ATGGACATCATGTCTCAAGAGATCCAACTGTTAAAAAATAAG GAAGGAATACTGAAAGCTGCAAATAAGTATCTCCAAGataag ATAGAAGAGAACACTGCAACTGATCTTGATTTTCTACCAATGACGACTAACAATCCATATCCATTAACCATATTACAGAACGAGATATTTCAGTTCTAG